One window from the genome of Enterobacter asburiae encodes:
- the bsmA gene encoding biofilm peroxide resistance protein BsmA, translating into MAIRKRDMVMRRFAALLLVFLLSGCSALQGTPQPAPPVADHPQEIRRNQTEGLQRMGTISALVRGSPDDAESAIKAQAVVAKADYYVIIMIDETIITGQWYSQAILYRK; encoded by the coding sequence ATGGCTATCAGGAAACGAGATATGGTTATGCGCAGGTTTGCTGCTTTATTGCTGGTGTTTCTGCTGAGTGGCTGTAGCGCGCTGCAGGGAACGCCGCAACCCGCTCCACCGGTCGCCGATCATCCACAGGAGATTCGTCGTAATCAGACGGAAGGATTACAACGAATGGGCACCATCTCCGCGCTGGTTCGCGGCTCTCCGGATGACGCAGAATCGGCAATAAAAGCACAGGCCGTCGTCGCCAAAGCAGATTATTACGTCATCATTATGATCGACGAAACCATCATAACGGGACAGTGGTATTCACAGGCCATTTTGTACCGTAAATAA
- the yjfN gene encoding DUF1471 family protease activator YjfN, whose protein sequence is MELTMKRTLALTSLLLSAGLLSTTAQSAEFASADCVTGLNEIGQISVNNISGSPQDVERVVALKADEQGASWYRIIQMQEDNHIDRWRVQAILYV, encoded by the coding sequence ATGGAGCTGACGATGAAACGAACTCTTGCTTTGACCTCACTGTTGCTCTCAGCAGGCCTGCTGAGCACCACCGCGCAGTCAGCAGAATTCGCCAGTGCTGATTGTGTGACTGGCCTGAATGAAATTGGCCAGATCTCCGTGAATAATATCTCGGGGAGCCCGCAAGACGTTGAACGTGTCGTGGCATTAAAGGCCGATGAGCAGGGTGCTTCATGGTATCGCATCATCCAGATGCAGGAAGATAACCATATCGATCGCTGGCGGGTACAGGCCATTCTCTACGTGTAA
- a CDS encoding methyl-accepting chemotaxis protein encodes MINVFRRAGLGAKLSLLTGVSVATLFLLFTFLLSQKASQQLEALAVEDLHNQSTGMVDMVQMFNTSLSEEVESYTRLFTTFLPQPLNIDTSQPQTINGLSVPLLKGGETGLHENNTLSDEFLNRTGAISTLFVRSGNDFVRVATSLRKENGDRAMGTVLDNASPAFAAVSKGEVYRGLALLFGKRYITQYQPVKNAEGQVIAIVFVGVDITHSWNVMREKILNRRLGESGHFFVLDRSNGKTRGQYLFHASEEGKLPKWDGATQQQLLSDKPGTLERVSDDGRTLKMAYTPLPGWNWTIVGEVDKSVLLSSVTAMRDRFLLAGVVLSILFAGLFVVLIRRVLTRPLRNVIHLARQYAAGDLRSSLPVTRQDEVGQLIDAINGIGGGLQKIVLQVREAAGEIHSGTNALAADTGEISEQINKQASSVEETSASMEQLAATVQQNAANMEQTQQLVGETSLAVHQGGETVTHAVSTMDDIREASKRIEDITRVIESIAFQTNILALNAAVEAARAGEHGKGFAVVAQEVRALAGRSANAVKEIEQLIGDTLRKVSEGHALSEQTRLAMDDIIIHIDNISQLVTEINHASREQSAGIGQVNLAMTHIGEASHINADRISRSEQTAQTLREKGSHLAQLVSLFQLKG; translated from the coding sequence ATGATCAACGTTTTTCGCCGCGCAGGCCTGGGTGCGAAGCTGTCACTGCTTACGGGCGTCAGTGTCGCCACGCTGTTTCTGCTTTTCACTTTTCTGCTCAGCCAAAAAGCCAGCCAGCAGCTTGAAGCCCTTGCGGTAGAAGATCTGCATAATCAGTCCACCGGCATGGTCGACATGGTGCAGATGTTTAATACCAGCCTGAGTGAAGAGGTTGAGAGCTATACCCGTCTGTTCACCACCTTTTTACCGCAGCCCCTGAACATTGATACTTCCCAACCCCAGACGATCAACGGGCTCAGCGTTCCGCTTCTGAAAGGCGGAGAAACCGGGCTGCATGAAAACAACACGCTTTCGGACGAGTTCCTGAACCGTACGGGAGCCATTTCGACGCTGTTTGTTCGCAGCGGTAACGACTTTGTTCGCGTAGCCACTTCCCTGCGCAAAGAGAACGGCGATCGCGCGATGGGTACCGTTCTGGATAACGCCAGCCCGGCCTTTGCCGCCGTCAGCAAAGGTGAAGTCTACCGCGGCCTGGCGCTGCTGTTTGGCAAACGCTACATCACCCAGTACCAGCCGGTTAAAAACGCCGAAGGACAGGTCATTGCGATCGTCTTTGTCGGGGTGGACATCACCCACTCCTGGAACGTCATGCGTGAGAAAATCCTCAACCGCCGGCTGGGCGAGAGCGGTCACTTCTTCGTGCTGGATCGCAGCAACGGAAAAACGCGCGGGCAATACCTGTTCCACGCCAGCGAAGAGGGAAAACTGCCGAAGTGGGACGGCGCGACGCAGCAGCAGCTTCTGAGTGATAAACCCGGCACGCTGGAGCGCGTAAGCGACGACGGCCGCACGCTGAAAATGGCCTATACCCCGCTGCCGGGCTGGAACTGGACTATCGTGGGTGAAGTGGATAAATCGGTGCTGCTCTCAAGCGTCACCGCCATGCGCGATCGTTTCCTGCTGGCCGGCGTGGTCTTATCCATCCTTTTTGCTGGCCTGTTCGTGGTCCTGATTCGCCGCGTGCTAACCCGGCCGCTGCGCAATGTGATCCACCTTGCCCGGCAATATGCCGCAGGGGATCTCCGTTCCAGCCTGCCCGTGACGCGCCAGGACGAAGTCGGCCAGCTGATCGATGCTATCAACGGCATCGGCGGCGGCCTGCAAAAAATTGTGCTGCAGGTCCGTGAGGCCGCAGGCGAGATCCATTCAGGCACCAACGCGCTGGCCGCCGACACTGGCGAGATTTCAGAGCAGATCAACAAGCAGGCCAGCAGCGTTGAAGAGACGTCTGCCAGCATGGAGCAGCTGGCCGCCACCGTGCAGCAAAATGCCGCCAATATGGAGCAAACGCAGCAGTTGGTGGGTGAAACCTCGCTCGCGGTTCATCAGGGCGGTGAGACGGTCACCCACGCGGTGTCAACCATGGACGACATTCGCGAAGCGTCAAAACGCATCGAAGACATCACCCGCGTGATCGAGTCCATTGCTTTCCAGACCAATATTCTGGCGCTGAATGCGGCAGTGGAAGCGGCTCGCGCGGGCGAGCACGGTAAAGGATTTGCGGTAGTCGCCCAGGAAGTTCGCGCGCTGGCGGGACGCAGCGCTAACGCGGTGAAGGAGATTGAACAGCTGATTGGCGATACGCTCAGAAAAGTGAGTGAGGGTCATGCGCTGTCTGAACAGACGCGCCTGGCGATGGATGACATCATCATTCATATCGATAACATCAGCCAGCTGGTCACCGAGATTAACCATGCCTCACGCGAGCAGTCCGCCGGGATCGGCCAGGTGAACCTCGCCATGACCCATATTGGCGAAGCGTCACATATCAATGCCGATCGCATCTCACGCAGCGAGCAAACGGCTCAAACGCTGCGCGAGAAGGGTTCACACCTGGCTCAACTGGTGAGTCTGTTCCAGCTAAAAGGCTAG
- a CDS encoding isovaleryl-CoA dehydrogenase: MHWQTHTVFNQPAPLSNSNLFLSDCALRDAVAREGAEWDIELLASIGQQLGTAESLELGRLANVNPPELLRYDAAGERLDDVRFHPAWHLLMQGLCANRVHNLAWEEEARKGSFVARAARFVLHAQVEAGTLCPVTMTFAATPLLQQALPKAFHDWLTPLLSDRYDPHLAPGAQKRGLLIGMGMTEKQGGSDVLSNTTKAEKCSDGSYRLVGHKWFFSVPQSDAHLVLAQAKGGLSCFFVPRFLPDGQRNAVRLERLKDKLGNRSNASSEVEFLDASGWLLGEEGEGVRQILKMGGLTRFDCALGSHGLMRRALSVALYHAHQRQTFGKNLIDQPLMREVLSRMALVLEGHTALLFRLARAWDKRADPQEAAWARLFTPAAKFSVCKAGIPFVAEAMEVLGGIGYCEESELPRLYREMPVNSIWEGSGNIMCLDVLRVLAKQPGIHDLLADEFAQVKGQDRHFDRSWRQLQQKLRKPQEAQGREIAQQLFLLGTGSQMLRHASPPVAQAWCRMMLDTRGGTLMSEQVQSDLLLRATGRVG; encoded by the coding sequence ATGCACTGGCAGACCCATACCGTTTTCAATCAACCTGCACCGCTTTCCAACAGCAACCTTTTCCTCTCGGACTGCGCCCTGCGCGATGCGGTCGCGCGTGAAGGGGCCGAGTGGGATATCGAACTCCTCGCCAGCATTGGTCAGCAGCTGGGTACGGCGGAGTCGCTGGAGCTGGGCAGGCTGGCAAACGTTAATCCTCCGGAGCTACTCCGTTATGACGCCGCCGGGGAGCGGCTGGACGACGTGCGCTTTCACCCGGCGTGGCACCTGCTGATGCAGGGACTCTGTGCCAACCGCGTGCATAACCTGGCGTGGGAAGAGGAGGCACGTAAAGGGTCGTTTGTCGCTCGGGCCGCACGCTTTGTGCTGCATGCTCAGGTGGAGGCGGGTACGCTGTGCCCGGTCACCATGACGTTCGCCGCCACGCCGCTGCTGCAGCAGGCACTCCCCAAAGCATTTCACGACTGGCTGACGCCGCTGCTCAGCGATCGCTACGATCCGCATCTGGCCCCTGGTGCGCAAAAGCGCGGCCTGCTGATCGGCATGGGAATGACGGAAAAGCAGGGCGGCTCAGACGTGCTCAGCAACACCACCAAAGCGGAAAAATGCAGCGACGGCAGCTACCGGCTGGTGGGGCATAAATGGTTTTTCTCCGTCCCGCAAAGCGATGCGCACCTGGTGCTGGCCCAGGCGAAAGGCGGGCTATCCTGCTTTTTTGTGCCGCGCTTTTTGCCTGACGGACAGCGCAACGCCGTCCGGCTGGAGCGCCTCAAGGACAAGCTCGGGAACCGCTCCAACGCCAGCAGCGAGGTGGAGTTTCTTGATGCCTCCGGCTGGCTGCTGGGGGAAGAGGGCGAAGGGGTACGGCAGATCCTCAAAATGGGCGGCCTGACGCGCTTTGACTGCGCGCTGGGCAGCCACGGACTGATGCGTCGGGCGCTCTCGGTGGCGCTGTACCATGCCCATCAGCGGCAAACCTTCGGCAAAAACCTCATCGATCAGCCGCTAATGCGTGAGGTGCTAAGCCGGATGGCGCTGGTGCTGGAGGGGCACACGGCGCTGCTGTTCCGCCTGGCCCGGGCGTGGGACAAGCGTGCCGATCCGCAAGAGGCCGCCTGGGCGCGGCTGTTTACCCCGGCGGCGAAATTTAGCGTCTGTAAAGCGGGCATCCCGTTTGTCGCTGAGGCGATGGAGGTGCTGGGTGGGATCGGATATTGCGAAGAGAGCGAACTTCCCCGCCTGTATCGCGAGATGCCGGTCAACAGCATCTGGGAAGGATCGGGAAATATTATGTGCCTGGACGTTCTGCGCGTGCTGGCGAAGCAGCCCGGTATTCACGATCTGCTTGCCGACGAGTTTGCGCAGGTAAAAGGGCAGGACAGACACTTCGACCGCAGCTGGCGACAGCTTCAGCAAAAACTGCGTAAGCCGCAGGAGGCGCAGGGGAGGGAGATCGCGCAGCAGCTTTTCCTGCTCGGCACCGGGAGCCAGATGCTGCGGCACGCATCGCCCCCGGTGGCGCAGGCGTGGTGCCGCATGATGCTGGACACCCGTGGCGGTACGCTGATGAGCGAGCAGGTGCAAAGTGATCTGCTGCTGCGCGCCACGGGCAGAGTCGGCTAG
- a CDS encoding MFS transporter — translation MQPDAHKRALIAGSIGNFIEWYEFAVYGFLATVIAKNFFQLEGEAGLTSLILTYASFAIAFFFRPLGAVVFGRIGDRIGRKPTLIIVLVLMTLATAAIGVVPVYASIGIAAPLIITLLRILQGLFAGGEYGGAVSLMTEFAPRGKRGLYGAWQSFTVALGLLAGAGIVALLSALLTPEALHDWGWRIPFFLALPMGVVALWLRVSMEETPSFVQQQDKPAVAQADTAATLRAIVMGIGRVMVWSAAGYTYLVIMPTYLQSALHTGFNQALLIAVISNIGFALTIIPSGILSDRIGRRTVMIIATALLLILALPLLKILQAESSTLVVKAGVVLIAGGLVGMLAGPGPAMLSEMFPTRVRYTGLGLAYSLSNAIFSGCAGLIITGLIKQTGNLDIPAYYVMATAVVSIFALMTLRKDDHLRSLEE, via the coding sequence ATGCAACCGGATGCGCACAAGCGAGCATTAATTGCAGGCTCCATTGGTAACTTTATCGAGTGGTATGAGTTTGCGGTCTACGGTTTTCTGGCGACCGTGATTGCGAAAAACTTCTTCCAGCTTGAAGGAGAAGCGGGGCTTACCAGCCTGATCCTCACCTACGCCTCGTTTGCCATCGCCTTCTTCTTCCGCCCGCTGGGTGCGGTGGTGTTTGGCCGCATCGGCGACCGGATTGGCCGTAAGCCGACGCTAATCATTGTGTTGGTATTGATGACGCTCGCTACCGCCGCCATCGGCGTTGTGCCGGTCTATGCCAGCATCGGGATTGCCGCGCCGCTCATTATTACGCTGCTGCGCATCCTGCAGGGGCTGTTCGCGGGCGGCGAGTACGGCGGTGCGGTCTCGCTGATGACGGAGTTCGCCCCGCGCGGCAAGCGTGGGCTCTATGGCGCGTGGCAGTCCTTTACCGTGGCGCTGGGGCTGTTAGCGGGCGCAGGCATCGTGGCGCTGCTCTCCGCCCTCCTCACGCCTGAAGCCCTGCACGACTGGGGCTGGCGCATTCCTTTCTTCCTGGCGCTGCCCATGGGCGTCGTTGCGCTGTGGCTTCGCGTCAGCATGGAGGAGACGCCCAGCTTTGTGCAGCAGCAGGATAAACCGGCTGTCGCTCAGGCGGATACTGCCGCCACGCTCCGGGCCATCGTGATGGGGATTGGGCGCGTCATGGTCTGGTCTGCGGCGGGGTATACCTATCTGGTGATTATGCCAACCTATCTGCAGTCGGCGCTGCACACCGGGTTTAACCAGGCGCTGCTGATAGCGGTGATTTCGAATATTGGTTTTGCACTCACCATCATTCCGTCGGGGATCCTGAGCGACCGGATCGGGCGCCGCACGGTGATGATTATCGCCACCGCGCTGCTGCTGATCCTCGCCCTGCCGCTGCTGAAAATCCTTCAGGCTGAGTCGAGTACGCTGGTGGTTAAGGCTGGTGTGGTATTGATTGCAGGCGGTCTGGTGGGCATGCTGGCGGGGCCAGGCCCGGCAATGCTATCTGAGATGTTCCCGACGCGCGTGCGCTATACGGGGCTGGGGCTGGCCTACTCTTTGTCGAACGCGATTTTCTCGGGATGTGCAGGGTTAATCATTACCGGGCTGATTAAGCAGACGGGCAACCTGGATATTCCGGCGTATTACGTGATGGCGACGGCGGTAGTGAGTATTTTCGCGCTGATGACGCTGAGGAAGGATGACCATTTGCGGTCGTTAGAGGAGTGA
- the rlmB gene encoding 23S rRNA (guanosine(2251)-2'-O)-methyltransferase RlmB: protein MSEMIYGIHAVQALLERAPERFQEVFILKGREDKRLMPLIHALEAQGVVIQLANRQFLDEKSEGAVHQGIIARVKPGRQYQENDLPDLIAELDNPFFLILDGVTDPHNLGACLRSADAAGVHAVIVPKDRSAQLNATAKKVACGAAENVPLIRVTNLARTMRLLQEENIWIVGTAGEADHTLYQSKMTGRLALVMGAEGEGMRRLTREHCDELISIPMAGSVSSLNVSVATGICLFEAVRQRG from the coding sequence ATGAGTGAAATGATTTACGGCATCCACGCGGTGCAGGCCCTTCTCGAGCGCGCACCGGAGCGTTTTCAGGAAGTGTTTATTCTGAAAGGGCGTGAAGATAAGCGTCTGATGCCGCTGATCCACGCGCTGGAAGCACAGGGCGTGGTGATCCAGCTGGCGAACCGCCAGTTCCTGGATGAGAAAAGCGAAGGCGCGGTTCACCAGGGGATCATTGCCCGCGTGAAGCCGGGTCGTCAGTATCAGGAAAACGATCTGCCGGATCTGATTGCCGAGCTGGATAACCCGTTCTTCCTGATCCTCGATGGCGTAACCGATCCGCACAACCTCGGCGCGTGCCTGCGCAGCGCCGATGCGGCGGGCGTGCACGCGGTGATCGTGCCGAAAGATCGCTCCGCGCAGCTGAACGCGACGGCGAAGAAAGTGGCCTGCGGCGCGGCGGAAAACGTTCCGCTGATCCGCGTGACCAACCTGGCGCGCACCATGCGTCTGCTGCAGGAAGAGAACATCTGGATCGTCGGTACAGCCGGTGAAGCGGATCATACTCTGTACCAGAGCAAAATGACCGGCCGTCTGGCGCTGGTGATGGGTGCGGAAGGCGAAGGCATGCGTCGTCTGACCCGCGAGCACTGCGACGAGCTGATCAGCATCCCGATGGCAGGCAGCGTGTCGTCCCTGAACGTTTCCGTTGCGACGGGCATCTGCCTGTTTGAAGCGGTGCGCCAGCGCGGGTAG
- the rnr gene encoding ribonuclease R, translating to MSHDPFQEREAEKYANPIPSREFIIEHLTKREKPANREELAVELNIEGEEQIEALRRRLRAMERDGQLVFTRRQCYALPERLDLLKGTVIGHRDGFGFLRVEGRKDDLYLSSEQMKMCIHGDQILAQPLGADRKGRREARVVRVLVPKTSQIVGRYFTDAGVGFVVPDDSRLSFDILIPPEEVMGARMGFVVVVELTQRPTRRTKAVGKIVEVLGDNMGTTMAVDMALRTHEIPYVWPKAVEDQIESLREEVPEESKVGRVDLRSLPLVTIDGEDARDFDDAVYCEKKRGGGWRLWVAIADVSYYVRPHTPLDNEARSRGTSVYFPSQVVPMLPEVLSNGLCSLNPQVDRLCMVCEMTISTKGRLTGYKFYEAVMSSHARLTYTKVWHMLQGDQDLREQYAPLVKHIEELHNLYKTLDQAREERGGISFESEEAKFIFNAERRIERIEQTQRNDAHKLIEECMILANISAARFVEKAKEPALFRIHDKPSTEAITAFRSVLAELGLELPGGNKPEPRDYAELLESIGDRPDAEMLQTMLLRSMKQAIYDPENRGHFGLALQSYAHFTSPIRRYPDLSLHRAIKYLLAQEQGHKGNTTETGGYHYSMEEMLQLGQHCSMAERRADEATRDVADWLKCDFMLDQVGNVFKGVIASVTGFGFFVRLDELFIDGLVHVSSLDNDYYRFDQVGQRLIGESGGQTYRLGDRVEVKVEAVNMDDRKIDFSLISSERAPRNVGKTERERAKKTGNGKPGGGKRRQAGKKVNFEPDSAFRGEKKQKPKAAKKEARSAKKPSAKTQKIAAATKAKRAAKKKQAE from the coding sequence ATGTCACATGATCCTTTCCAGGAACGCGAAGCCGAAAAATACGCGAATCCTATTCCCAGCCGCGAGTTCATCATTGAACACTTAACAAAACGCGAAAAACCCGCCAATCGTGAAGAACTTGCCGTTGAATTAAACATTGAAGGTGAAGAGCAAATTGAAGCCCTTCGCCGCCGCCTGCGCGCAATGGAGCGTGACGGGCAGTTGGTCTTTACCCGCCGCCAGTGCTACGCGCTGCCAGAACGCCTCGATCTGCTGAAAGGGACCGTTATTGGTCACCGCGATGGCTTCGGCTTCCTGCGCGTGGAAGGCCGTAAAGACGATCTGTACCTCTCATCTGAACAGATGAAAATGTGCATCCACGGCGACCAGATCCTGGCGCAGCCGCTGGGCGCTGACCGTAAAGGTCGCCGCGAAGCGCGCGTGGTACGCGTTCTGGTGCCAAAAACCAGCCAGATCGTCGGCCGCTACTTTACCGACGCGGGCGTGGGCTTCGTGGTGCCGGACGACAGCCGTCTGAGCTTCGACATCCTCATCCCACCTGAAGAGGTGATGGGCGCCCGCATGGGCTTTGTGGTGGTGGTGGAACTCACCCAGCGCCCAACCCGTCGCACCAAAGCGGTAGGTAAAATCGTCGAAGTGCTTGGCGACAACATGGGCACTACCATGGCCGTTGATATGGCGCTGCGCACCCATGAGATCCCCTACGTCTGGCCGAAAGCGGTTGAAGATCAGATCGAAAGCCTGCGCGAAGAAGTGCCGGAAGAGTCCAAAGTGGGCCGCGTGGATCTGCGCTCCCTGCCGCTGGTCACTATCGACGGTGAAGATGCCCGCGACTTCGATGACGCCGTCTACTGTGAGAAAAAACGCGGTGGCGGCTGGCGCCTGTGGGTCGCTATTGCAGACGTAAGCTACTATGTTCGTCCGCACACCCCGCTGGATAACGAAGCGCGCAGCCGCGGAACCTCGGTCTACTTCCCGTCGCAGGTCGTGCCGATGCTGCCGGAAGTGCTGTCTAACGGCCTGTGCTCCCTGAACCCGCAGGTTGACCGCCTCTGTATGGTTTGCGAGATGACTATCTCCACCAAAGGGCGCTTAACCGGCTACAAGTTCTACGAAGCGGTGATGAGCTCGCACGCGCGTCTGACCTATACCAAGGTCTGGCATATGCTGCAGGGCGACCAGGATCTGCGCGAACAGTACGCGCCGCTGGTCAAACACATCGAAGAGCTGCATAACCTCTACAAAACGCTGGATCAGGCGCGCGAAGAGCGCGGCGGGATCTCGTTTGAGAGTGAAGAAGCGAAATTCATTTTCAACGCAGAACGCCGCATTGAGCGTATCGAGCAGACCCAGCGTAACGACGCGCACAAGCTGATTGAAGAGTGTATGATTCTGGCGAACATCTCGGCGGCACGATTCGTCGAGAAAGCCAAAGAGCCTGCGCTGTTCCGTATTCACGATAAACCGTCGACGGAAGCCATCACCGCGTTCCGCTCCGTGCTGGCTGAACTGGGTCTGGAGCTGCCTGGCGGTAACAAGCCAGAGCCGCGCGATTATGCCGAGCTGCTGGAGTCCATTGGCGACCGTCCTGACGCAGAAATGCTGCAGACGATGCTGCTGCGCTCTATGAAGCAGGCGATTTACGATCCGGAAAACCGGGGACACTTCGGCCTGGCGCTGCAGTCTTACGCCCACTTTACCTCGCCGATCCGTCGTTATCCTGACCTCTCTCTGCACCGTGCGATCAAGTATCTGCTGGCGCAGGAGCAGGGCCATAAAGGGAACACCACCGAAACCGGTGGCTACCACTATTCGATGGAAGAGATGCTGCAGCTGGGTCAGCACTGCTCCATGGCCGAACGTCGTGCCGATGAGGCAACCCGCGACGTGGCGGACTGGCTGAAGTGTGACTTTATGCTCGATCAGGTGGGTAACGTCTTTAAAGGCGTGATTGCCAGCGTGACCGGCTTTGGTTTCTTCGTTCGTCTGGACGAGCTGTTCATCGACGGTCTGGTGCACGTCTCCAGCCTGGATAACGACTACTATCGCTTTGACCAGGTCGGTCAGCGGCTGATTGGCGAATCTGGCGGCCAGACCTATCGTCTGGGCGACCGTGTCGAAGTGAAGGTCGAAGCTGTGAATATGGACGACCGTAAAATCGACTTCAGCCTGATCTCCAGCGAGCGCGCGCCGCGTAACGTCGGCAAAACCGAGCGTGAAAGGGCGAAAAAAACCGGTAACGGTAAACCGGGCGGCGGTAAACGTCGTCAGGCGGGCAAGAAGGTAAACTTCGAGCCGGACAGCGCCTTCCGCGGCGAGAAGAAACAGAAGCCGAAGGCGGCGAAGAAAGAAGCCCGTTCAGCGAAAAAACCGTCCGCGAAAACGCAGAAAATAGCTGCCGCCACCAAAGCGAAACGCGCGGCCAAGAAAAAGCAGGCGGAGTAA
- the nsrR gene encoding nitric oxide-sensing transcriptional repressor NsrR, translating to MQLTSFTDYGLRALIYMASLPEGKMTSISEVTEVYGVSRNHMVKIINQLSRAGYVAAVRGKNGGIRLGKPAQSIRVGDVVRELEPLSLVNCSSEFCHITPACRLKKALSKAVQSFLMELDHYTLADLVEENQPLYKLLLVE from the coding sequence GTGCAGTTAACAAGTTTCACCGATTACGGCTTACGTGCGCTGATTTACATGGCGTCGTTACCCGAGGGGAAGATGACCAGTATCTCTGAAGTCACAGAGGTCTACGGCGTATCCCGTAATCATATGGTCAAAATAATCAATCAACTTAGTCGTGCCGGATACGTTGCTGCCGTCCGCGGGAAGAATGGTGGGATCCGTCTCGGTAAACCGGCACAGAGTATTCGTGTGGGCGATGTGGTACGTGAACTGGAGCCGCTGTCTCTGGTGAACTGCAGCAGCGAGTTCTGCCACATCACGCCCGCTTGCCGCCTGAAAAAGGCGCTTTCAAAGGCCGTGCAAAGTTTTCTCATGGAACTGGATCACTACACGCTGGCCGATTTGGTTGAAGAGAATCAACCGCTTTATAAATTATTGCTGGTGGAATGA